A genomic segment from Corylus avellana chromosome ca5, CavTom2PMs-1.0 encodes:
- the LOC132182614 gene encoding pentatricopeptide repeat-containing protein At5g15340, mitochondrial, giving the protein MRWPIHSALPSPARHFRSLLRACARHSSLDAGKKLHANVITTGLAASPDSFLHNALLHLYAACGNSCYARKLFVEIPHSHKDTVDWTALMGCYARHGLPRTALLLFAEMGKEGVKVDDLAVVCMFNACARLADDLFGVQGHGCAVKLGLGASVKACNAVMDMYVKCGMLGEARRVFEEMEERSVVSWTVILDGVVKCEGVGSGRVVFNRMPDKNEVAWTIMIVGYVESGFIREGLLLLGEMVFNCGLELNYITLCSVLSACAQSGDVMMGRWIHVYALKMMGKEMDIMVGTTLVDMYAKCGRVDSAYKVFKCMPRRNVVAWNAMLGGLAMHGRCEVVLDIFPHMVKEARPDDLTFMAVLSACSHKGLVDEGFQYFHDLESVYGITPKLEHYACMVDLLSRAGRFEEAEIIIKKMPMPPNEMVLGSLLGSCGVHGNVQLGERILQELLQIDPCNTEYHILLSNMYALAGKQDKANSLRQILKDRGVRKVPGMSSIHVSGQVHQFCAGDKSHPQTTEIYSMLDEMIRKLRLAGYTPNTACQVSSGCDGREGNADELEEIEQALFCHSEKLAVCFGLISTRPGSPLYIFKNLRICQDCHSAIKIVSDIYNREIVVRDRNRFHCFKQGFCSCSDYW; this is encoded by the coding sequence ATGAGATGGCCAATCCACTCTGCCCTCCCCTCCCCCGCTCGCCACTTCCGTTCCCTTCTACGAGCCTGCGCTCGACACTCCTCTCTCGACGCCGGCAAGAAACTCCACGCCAATGTCATCACCACCGGCCTGGCCGCCTCCCCAGACTCCTTCCTCCACAACGCCCTCCTTCATTTGTACGCTGCTTGCGGCAACTCATGCTATGCACGCAAACTGTTCGTTGAAATTCCGCATTCGCACAAAGACACTGTAGACTGGACCGCCTTAATGGGCTGCTATGCTCGACATGGTTTGCCCAGAACTGCGCTACTTTTGTTTGCCGAAATGGGGAAAGAGGGAGTGAAGGTCGATGACTTGGCCGTGGTTTGTATGTTCAACGCGTGTGCACGGTTGGCGGACGATTTGTTTGGGGTGCAAGGGCATGGTTGTGCGGTGAAGTTGGGATTGGGTGCTAGTGTGAAGGCGTGCAATGCGGTAATGGATATGTACGTGAAGTGCGGGATGTTGGGTGAGGCGAGGCGGGTTTTTGAAGAGATGGAGGAACGGAGTGTCGTGTCATGGACGGTGATTTTGGATGGGGTGGTTAAATGTGAAGGTGTGGGAAGTGGGAGGGTGGTGTTTAATCGGATGCCGGATAAGAATGAGGTTGCGTGGACTATAATGATAGTAGGTTATGTGGAGAGTGGGTTTATCCGAGAAGGTCTTCTGCTTCTAGGTGAGATGGTTTTTAATTGTGGTTTGGAGTTGAATTATATTACCCTTTGTTCAGTTTTATCAGCATGTGCACAGTCCGGTGATGTGATGATGGGTAGGTGGATTCATGTTTATGCTCTGAAGATGATGGGAAAGGAGATGGATATTATGGTGGGCACAACATTGGTAGATATGTATGCAAAATGTGGTAGGGTTGACAGTGCGTATAAAGTTTTTAAGTGTATGCCACGAAGAAATGTGGTGGCTTGGAATGCTATGCTTGGCGGTTTAGCGATGCATGGGCGTTGTGAAGTTGTTTTGGATATATTTCCTCATATGGTCAAAGAAGCCAGGCCAGATGATTTAACCTTCATGGCTGTGTTAAGTGCCTGCAGCCACAAAGGTCTAGTTGATGAGGGTTTCCAATACTTCCATGACCTTGAATCTGTGTACGGCATTACACCTAAGCTGGAACATTATGCTTGCATGGTGGACCTTCTCAGTCGGGCTGGTCGTTTCGAAGAAGCTGAGATCATAATAAAGAAGATGCCAATGCCTCCAAATGAGATGGTTCTTGGATCTCTTTTGGGTTCCTGCGGTGTTCATGGAAATGTACAGCTGGGTGAACGCATTCTGCAAGAGCTGCTTCAAATTGATCCCTGCAACACGGAATATCATATTCTTCTTTCCAATATGTATGCCTTGGCTGGCAAGCAGGACAAGGCTAATTCCCTTAGGCAGATTCTTAAGGATAGGGGTGTTAGAAAGGTGCCCGGAATGAGTTCAATTCATGTTAGTGGCCAAGTTCATCAGTTCTGTGCTGGAGATAAGTCACATCCCCAAACCACAGAGATTTATAGCATGTTGGATGAGATGATTAGAAAGTTGAGATTGGCTGGTTATACCCCAAATACTGCTTGCCAAGTTTCTTCTGGTTGTGATGGTAGGGAGGGTAACGCGGATGAACTGGAGGAGATAGAGCAGGCCTTGTTCTGTCACAGTGAGAAGCTGGCAGTTTGTTTTGGGCTTATAAGCACAAGACCTGGTTCACCTCTTTATATTTTCAAGAACCTACGTATATGCCAAGACTGTCATTCTGCTATTAAGATAGTTTCGGATATATACAATCGAGAAATTGTTGTCAGGGATCGCAACCGTTTTCATTGTTTTAAGCAGGGTTTTTGTTCTTGTTCTGATTATTGGTGA
- the LOC132182735 gene encoding protein FAR1-RELATED SEQUENCE 5-like produces the protein MEDEPSSEAKEGMHSYGTLDDEGDECCVAEDVEAPMVLDDAEEDNVNFEYPQSLVGGVVEPMLGMEFTSEDDARNFYNAYAKQTGFSIRVNSYYRSKKDNSIISREFCCSKEGFRRERHAKRIDLGDDTRRRRARPVTREGCKALMTVRKRDNGKWYVAKIEKNHNHELVTPAMRQFLRSQKQECDPRKSLSNSFSSPGMSLNGPVNVLTEDSNSFGKMVFNAQNTVNYIGKGRLSTFGIDAQSLLGFFKVMQASDPAFYYAIQVDEEDRLSSVFWVDTRSRIAYNCFSDVVAFDTTYQVNQYKMPFAPFTGVNHHKQSVLFGCALLADETESTFIWLFTTWLEAMSGQQPGLIITDYDSAIRRAVEQVFSQSRHRYCKWHIMSKMPREIGHIYSSLPRTFQIEFDRCINKSETPDEFESAWPILLDKYNLRGNEWLQSLYIDRKLWVPTYVRDTFFAGMYAAQRSSSVNSLFGGYVNARTTLQDFAKQYEKALDDRYEKEARAEFDTFYTKPVLKTPLPMEKQAADIYTRKIFTVFQDEVFESLALAVKFSGEDGGTSTYEVARFDEEHKAHFVCSNVAEHVASCSCKMFEFEGVLCQHVLAVFKAKNIFMLPQHYILKRWTRTAKDEAILDAQACGETQGNSQKSKSLQYNILYQEAIKCADEGMASDHSFKVALNALREARIKIADAKKNAISETKLETMASTSYQDENTTIASQVDSSSAVVTSLEHQKTKTRESLRESNILASDQSSSRATPCINCKCPGHDSNSCSWLKDSNQNTSMENQNQTIACTTSLCGIGGNIPLN, from the exons atggaggACGAGCCTTCTAGCGAAGCTAAAGAAGGGATGCACTCCTATGGGACTTTGGATGACGAGGGCGATGAATGTTGTGTGGCTGAGGATGTTGAAGCACCAATGGTGTTGGATGATGCAGAGGAAGATAATGTGAATTTTGAATATCCTCAGAGTTTGGTGGGTGGGGTTGTAGAGCCCATGCTGGGGATGGAGTTTACTTCAGAAGATGATGCGAGGAACTTTTACAATGCGTATGCTAAGCAAACGGGTTTTAGTATTCGCGTGAACTCATATTATCgttcaaaaaaagataattcaattatatctCGAGAGTTTTGTTGTTCTAAAGAAGGGTTTCGCCGAGAGAGACATGCTAAAAGGATAGATTTGGGTGATGACACGAGAAGGAGGCGCGCTAGACCTGTCACAAGGGAAGGTTGCAAAGCATTGATGACTGTGAGGAAACGGGACAATGGGAAATGGTATGTGGCGAAAATAGAGAAGAACCATAATCACGAGCTAGTGACTCCAGCAATGCGGCAATTTCTTAGGTCACAGAAGCAGGAGTGTGATCCCAGAAAAAGTTTGAGTAACTCTTTCAGTTCCCCTGGAATGAGTTTAAATGGTCCTGTGAATGTCTTGACTGAAGATTCCAACAGTTTTGGTAAAATGGTATTTAACGCACAGAATACTGTCAATTACATTGGAAAGGGAAGGCTGAGCACTTTTGGGATAGATGCCCAAAGTCTGCTTGGGTTTTTTAAGGTTATGCAAGCTAGTGATCCTGCATTTTATTATGCGATACAGGTTGATGAAGAAGATAGGCTAAGTAGCGTTTTCTGGGTTGACACAAGATCAAGAATCGCTTATAATTGTTTCTCTGATGTCGTAGCCTTTGATACTACTTATCAAGTGAATCAATATAAAATGCCATTTGCCCCTTTTACTGGAGTAAATCATCATAAGCAATCAGTGCTGTTTGGCTGTGCATTGCTTGCAGATGAGACTGAATCCACATTCATTTGGCTTTTCACAACTTGGCTTGAGGCAATGTCTGGCCAGCAACCTGGCTTAATTATAACCGACTATGATTCTGCCATACGCAGAGCAGTAGAACAGGTTTTCTCCCAGTCAAGGCATCGATATTGCAAATGGCATATCATGAGCAAAATGCCTAGGGAAATAGGACATATATACAGCTCACTACCAAGAACATTTCAAATTGAATTTGACCGGTGTATTAATAAGAGTGAGACACCTGATGAATTTGAATCTGCTTGGCCAATACTTCTTGATAAGTACAATCTTAGGGGAAATGAATGGCTTCAATCACTTTACATTGATCGCAAGTTGTGGGTGCCAACATATGTAAGAGATACATTCTTTGCAGGGATGTATGCTGCCCAGCGAAGTTCAAGTGTGAACTCACTTTTTGGTGGCTATGTGAATGCAAGGACTACCTTACAAGATTTTGCAAAGCAATATGAGAAGGCCTTAGATGATAGATATGAGAAAGAAGCAAGGGCAGAGTTTGATACCTTCTATACTAAACCAGTTCTGAAGACACCACTTCCTATGGAAAAGCAAGCAGCAGACATTTacacaagaaaaatatttacagTATTTCAGGATGAAGTATTTGAATCTCTTGCACTTGCTGTGAAATTCAGTGGAGAGGATGGAGGAACCAGCACATATGAGGTAGCAAGATTTGATGAAGAACATAAAGCTCACTTTGTATGTAGTAATGTAGCTGAACATGTAGCTAGTTGTAGTTGTAAGATGTTTGAATTCGAAGGGGTCCTTTGCCAACACGTGCTTGCggtttttaaagcaaaaaatatcTTTATGCTTCCACAGCATTATATTTTAAAACGATGGACAAGAACTGCCAAGGATGAGGCCATTTTGGATGCTCAGGCCTGTGGCGAAACACAAGGCAATTCTCAGAAAAGCAAGAGCTTGCAGTACAATATTTTGTATCAGGAAGCAATTAAATGTGCAGACGAAGGGATGGCATCTGACCATAGTTTTAAAGTGGCATTAAATGCCTTAAGAGAGGCCAGGATCAAAATTGCTGATGCAAAGAAGAATGCCATCAGTGAAACAAAACTGGAAACCATGGCCAGCACAAGTTATCAGGATGAAAACACCACAATTGCCAGTCAGGTGGATAGTTCATCTGCTGTAGTAACTTCCCTTGAACACCAGAAAACTAAAACAAGAGAATCTTTAAGAGAAAGTAATATATTAGCATCGGATCAGTCATCAAGCAGAGCTACACCATGCATTAATTGTAAATGCCCTGGCCATGACAGTAATTCTTGCTCGTGGTTGAAGGATTCAAACCAGAACACTTCGATG gAAAATCAAAATCAGACAATTGCCTGTACAACCAGTCTGTGCGGGATTGGAGGCAACATCCCTCTGAACTGA
- the LOC132182157 gene encoding NAC domain-containing protein 19-like, with protein sequence MPVGFRFQPTDEELVAFYLLNKVRGEDLGWDGIGEFDIYGEKAPWQFCGDQEKLYVFTRLKKLSKNRVARTAGCGVWHENSSVKIYDDQGDVIGARKLFSFKVKEGSCMKKSNWIMHEFSFVGERERTTDWVLCTIQKKESESRAGVKRCFQDQSSPTVISVETSSPCYETPQTWINTEEEVLLLEDGSQQRKRMRYDVECDGPQATGTPSECPSEFGTPQSEFTPSQNSVDIVEESNTQTTDLETHVGCLPATDNSYSISYEYLEALMSSQPASNDDF encoded by the coding sequence ATGCCGGTGGGATTTCGTTTTCAGCCCACCGATGAAGAGCTCGTAGCCTTCTATTTGTTGAACAAGGTAAGGGGAGAAGATCTGGGTTGGGATGGCATCggagagtttgatatttatgGTGAGAAGGCTCCCTGGCAATTCTGTGGTGATCAAGAGAAGCTTTACGTTTTTACAAGGCTAAAGAAACTAAGCAAAAATCGAGTGGCACGAACAGCGGGTTGCGGTGTTTGGCATGAGAATTCTTCCGTCAAGATTTATGATGATCAAGGTGATGTTATTGGGGCCAGGAAACTGTTCTCTTTCAAGGTGAAAGAGGGCTCGTGCATGAAGAAATCTAACTGGATAATGCACGAGTTCTCATTCGTTGGGGAGCGAGAACGGACGACTGACTGGGTcctgtgcaccatccaaaagaAAGAATCAGAATCAAGAGCTGGCGTTAAAAGATGCTTTCAAGATCAGTCTTCTCCCACTGTCATCTCTGTTGAAACTTCATCTCCATGCTATGAAACCCCCCAAACCTGGATTAATACAGAAGAAGAAGTGCTGCTACTTGAGGACGGATCCCAGCAGAGAAAGAGGATGCGCTACGATGTCGAATGTGATGGGCCTCAAGCCACTGGGACCCCATCAGAATGTCCATCTGAATTTGGAACGCCTCAATCTGAATTTACACCGTCACAGAATTCAGTGGATATTGTGGAAGAGTCTAACACGCAGACGACTGATTTGGAAACCCATGTGGGCTGTCTACCGGCTACTGATAACTCTTATTCTATTTCATATGAATATTTGGAAGCCTTGATGAGCTCTCAACCAGCCAGTAATGATGACTTTTGA
- the LOC132181279 gene encoding BAG family molecular chaperone regulator 8, chloroplastic, with the protein MAGHHHHHSHPPAQTATTCCCNFCHCCSPPPPHLSPPLPDPLLQALAAHILQSAPTNHHHDPYPQSTKLNAHNLHPQSQYQHHQRRSQNPRFQEIPETHSLLSSLIRRIDALESSLLHFSVSSSPSSYFCPPYSLRDCAARVIQTHFRAFLVRRSRTLRQLKDLALVKSTFNSLKSSLSSETHFDLDALSHEVMDLLLRLDSIQSGDPMIRDGKKSLSRDLVRFLDFIDGVAVKRHGHSLKTVKNVSFGHPNVNKSRVLATKIRSLGGQREMLEKLRARVENISGFSRVSQNEVEDVELEGFQQSNDNDEESPRIVISRNTGQIRNGFLVKRNGDQPRVKKSVSFAENGNMYRVFSNNHEPISSGDGTCLDESVSSDDQGELVEILCSEPEEGKGFPQGTEDDEKAHWETGASPQTSDGERNYEIRGHNQDHNRGFAFSAPLPVKMESKAGSMKRRKAVKIVT; encoded by the exons ATGGCCGGTCACCATCACCACCACAGCCACCCTCCCGCCCAGACCGCTACCACCTGTTGCTGCAACTTCTGCCATTGCTGCAGCCCACCTCCGCCCCATCTTTCCCCGCCATTACCAGACCCACTTCTCCAAGCCCTTGCTGCTCACATTCTCCAATCTGCCCCAACAAACCATCATCACGATCCCTATCCTCAGTCTACGAAACTCAACGCCCACAATCTTCATCCCCAAAGCCAATACCAGCACCACCAACGACGGTCTCAGAACCCACGCTTCCAAGAAATCCCAGAGACCCATTCGCTTCTCTCCTCTCTGATTCGCCGCATCGATGCTCTAGAGTCCTCTCTCCTCCATTTTTCCGTTTCTTCTTCTCCATCTTCTTATTTTTGTCCTCCGTACTCTCTCAGAGACTGCGCTGCTCGTGTTATCCAAACCCATTTCCGTGCCTTCCTTGTTCGCAGATCAAGAACGCTTAGACAGCTCAAAGACCTCGCTCTCGTCAAGTCCACTTTCAACTCTCTCAAATCCTCGCTTTCCAGTGAAACCCACTTCGATCTTGACGCGCTTTCTCACGAAGTCATGGATTTGCTTCTTAGGCTTGACTCTATTCAG AGTGGGGATCCAATGATTAGGGATGGAAAAAAGTCTCTAAGTAGAGATTTGGTGCGGTTCTTGGATTTTATAGATGGGGTTGCTGTGAAAAGGCATGGGCATTCCCTCAAGACAGTGAAGAATGTGAGTTTTGGTCATCCAAATGTTAACAAATCTAGGGTTTTGGCTACTAAGATTAGAAGTTTGGGTGGGCAGAGGGAAATGTTGGAGAAATTGAGGGCCAGAGTTGAAAATATTAGTGGGTTTTCTAGGGTGTCTCAAAATGAAGTCGAAGATGTGGAGCTTGAGGGGTTCCAGCAATCCAATGACAATGATGAGGAAAGCCCTAGAATTGTCATTAGTAGAAATACTGGGCaaattagaaatgggtttttggTGAAGAGGAATGGCGATCAACCTAGGGTGAAGAAAAGTGTGAGTTTTGCAGAGAATGGGAATATGTATAGGGTTTTTAGCAACAACCACGAGCCAATTTCAAGTGGCGATGGTACTTGCTTGGATGAGAGTGTTTCCAGTGATGATCAGGGAGAGCTTGTGGAAATTCTTTGCAGTGAACCCGAAGAAGGTAAGGGTTTTCCTCAGGGGACTGAGGACGATGAGAAGGCACACTGGGAGACTGGAGCATCACCACAAACCAGTGATGGGGAAAGAAATTATGAAATCAGAGGGCATAATCAGGACCATAATAGGGGTTTTGCTTTCTCTGCCCCTTTGCCTGTGAAGATGGAGTCTAAAGCTGGTTCGATGAAAAGGAGAAAGGCAGTGAAAATTGTAACATAA
- the LOC132180299 gene encoding phytosulfokines-like produces MSHQLSTLFSIALLISLLLTQTQAARVAHVLAADSLDVKAENVEVDESCEGVEGKEECLMRRTVAAHLDYIYTQKHKP; encoded by the exons ATGTCTCATCAGCTTAGCACCCTCTTCTCCATAGCACTTCTCATCAGCTTGCTGCTAACCCAAACCCAAGCCGCTCGTGTGGCGCATGTCTTGGCTGCAGATTCTCTG gatGTTAAAGCAGAAAACGTAGAGGTTGACGAGAGTTGTGAAGGAGTAGAAGGGAAAGAAGAATGCTTGATGAGGAGGACAGTCGCGGCTCATCTGGATTATATCTACACGCAGAAGCATAAGCCATGA